From Cuculus canorus isolate bCucCan1 chromosome 7, bCucCan1.pri, whole genome shotgun sequence, one genomic window encodes:
- the NPFFR1 gene encoding neuropeptide FF receptor 1, producing MQPPEPGRHGGRPSNGSWPYSITSEGHLLTENYTFSAYYQHSSPVAAMFILAYTFIFLMCMIGNILVCFIVVKNRQMRTVTNVFILNLAISDLLVGIFCMPTTLVDNLITGWPFDNTMCKMSGLVQGMSVSASVFTLVAIAVERFRCIVHPFRQKLTLRKALVTIAIIWVLALLIMCPAAITLTVIREEHHFMVDTYNNSYPLYSCWEAWPETGMRRIYTTILFSHIYVAPLALIVIMYTRIAFKLFKSAAPDRGQGEPEGRRVSRRKAKVINMLIIVALFFSLSWLPLWTLMLLTDYGQLSEGQLRLVTVYIFPFAHWLAFFNSSANPIIYGYFNENFRRGFQEAFRAPFCSPHHRHGHRGPYTPRSHGRGILFGTRNRVFAQARTSDSPPASESGPLAPRHTGVPAWDG from the exons gcCCTTCCAATGGCAGCTGGCCATACTCCATCACAAGTGAGGGCCACCTCCTGACGGAGAACTACACCTTCTCAGCGTACTACCAGCACTCCTCTCCTGTGGCTGCCATGTTCATCCTGGCCTACACCTTCATATTCCTCATGTGCATGATCGGCAACATCCTGGTGTGCTTCATCGTGGTGAAGAACCGTCAGATGCGGACGGTCACCAACGTGTTCATCCTCAACCTGGCCATCAGCGACCTGCTGGTGGGCATCTTCTGCATGCCCACCACGTTGGTGGACAACCTCATCACCG GCTGGCCTTTTGACAACACCATGTGCAAAATGAGTGGCTTGGTGCAGGGCATGTCCGTCTCTGCCTCTGTTTTCACACTGGTGGCCATCGCCGTGGAGAG GTTTCGCTGCATTGTCCACCCCTTCCGGCAGAAGCTGACGCTGAGGAAAGCCCTGGTGACCATTGCCATCATCTGGGTGCTGGCCCTGCTCATCATGTGCCCTGCTGCCATCACACTGACTGTCATCAGGGAGGAGCACCATTTCATGGTGGATACCTACAACAACTCCTATCCCCTTTACTCCTGCTGGGAAGCCTGGCCCGagacagggatgaggaggatCTACACCACCATCCTCTTTTCCCACATCTATGTAGCACCCCTCGCCCTCATCGTCATCATGTACACCCGCATTGCCTTCAAGCTCTTCAAGTCAGCAGCACCTGACCGTGGCCAAGGGGAGCCAGAGGGGAGGAGGGTCTCCCGGAGGAAGGCTAAGGTCATCAACATGCTCATCATTGTTgccctcttcttctccctctcctggcTGCCCCTCTGGACATTGATGCTTCTGACAGACTATGGGCAGCTGAGCGAGGGCCAGCTCCGCCTGGTCACTGTCTACATCTTCCCCTTTGCCCACTGGTTGGCCTTCTTCAACAGCAGCGCCAACCCTATCATCTACGGCTACTTCAACGAGAACTTCCGACGGGGCTTCCAGGAGGCCTTCAGGGCCCCCTTTTGCTCGCCTCACCATCGCCACGGCCACCGCGGGCCCTACACCCCCAGGAGTCATGGCCGTGGGATCCTCTTTGGCACACGCAACCGTGTCTTTGCTCAGGCACGGACCAGCGACTCGCCACCCGCCTCTGAATCAGGACCATTGGCGCCCCGCCACACTGGTGTCCCTGCATGGGATGGATGA
- the PPA1 gene encoding inorganic pyrophosphatase, with protein sequence MAAYGVEERAAPHSLEYRLFFKDAAGRYISPFHDIPIYADASKNVFNMVVEVPRWTNAKMEIATKDPLNPIKQDVKKGKLRFVANVFPHKGYIWNYGAIPQTWEDPGHKDENTGCCGDNDPIDVCEIGSKVCSRGEVIKVKVLGTLALIDEGETDWKVIAINVEDPEADNYNNIDDVRRMKPGYLEATVDWFRRYKVPDGKPENQFAFNGEFKDKDFTLNVIKCTHEHWKALIAKKTDGGEINCTNLTVSDSPFCCSQECAKATVDAAPPCKAANPIPPEVDKWFYYQKN encoded by the exons ATGGCCGCGTACGGCGTAGAGGAGCGGGCGGCGCCGCACAGCCTGGAGTACCGTCTCTTCTTCA AGGACGCCGCCGGTCGCTACATCTCCCCTTTCCATGATATCCCAATCTACGCAGATGCCAGCAAG aatGTGTTCAACATGGTTGTGGAAGTACCTCGGTGGACAAATGCTAAAATGGAG attgCAACAAAGGATCCCTTAAACCCAATTAAGCAAGAcgtgaagaaaggaaaactgcgCTTTGTAGCTAATGTGTTTCCTCATAAGGGTTATATCTGGAATTACGGTGCTATCCCACAG ACTTGGGAAGACCCAGGTCACAAAGATGAAAACACTGGCTGCTGTGGAGATAACGATCCGATTGATGTGTGCGAAATTGGAAGCAAG GTCTGCTCTCGAGGAGAAGTCATCAAAGTGAAGGTGCTGGGCACGCTGGCACTGATTGATGAGGGAGAGACAGACTGGAAGGTAATTGCTATCAACGTTGAAGACCCTGAAGCAGACAACTATAATA ATATCGATGATGTCAGAAGGATGAAACCTGGATACTTAGAAGCTACGGTGGACTGGTTCAGAAGATACAAAGTACCTGATGGAAAGCCAGAAAATCAGTTTGCTTTCAATGGCGAATTCAAAGACAAA GATTTTACTCTGAATGTCATCAAATGTACTCATGAACACTGGAAagctttaatagcaaagaaaactgACGGAGGGGAGATCAACTG CACAAACCTGACAGTGTCTGACAGCCCTTTCTGCTGTAGTCAAGAGTGTGCAAAAGCTACTGTGGACGCA GCTCCACCATGTAAAGCTGCCAACCCAATCCCACCTGAAG TTGACAAATGGTTCTATTACCAAAAGAACTGA